The sequence GAATTAATTATTTTTTTAATGGCAACCTAGAACTGTTTTTTAAAAACAAAACTACTCTTGTTAGCAGTAAGTTTGAAATCATGCTCAATGAAACATTTGGTCAATTATTAAATCAATTTCAAAGAGAGATTTTGATTTATATAGCAGAAGAAATAGTTTTAACCTCACAACCTGTTAATTTTAGTAAGTTGCTAAATGATATCAAACAGAAATCACTATTATTTACATCAACTTTGGAGACAATTAAAGCATTAGAAAAACTAGAAATACAATCTTTAATCGAAAGCTCTAAAGATCCAAAGACAAACGAAATAAGGTTTACTTTACAACCAGTAATTAAAAAGTATATGAAACTAGACCCTCTGGGTTTAGTGCATACATCCAACTCTTCTTCAAAGTTAGCATTTGCATCATAAAGGTGGTACATATGTCACAAAAACGCTCAAAAGTAACTATAAAACCATGTATATCATTTGGAGATACCAATATACAAGTGTTCAAGCACCGCCCCAGCAAATATTACACTTTAAGCTACTTGAACTCTGGGTAATCATGCCCTTCAGATTACCCGCTTAAGAATTGTTAACAAACGTGGAGGTTAAAGTAAAACGAAAAACGATACCAAAGGTACAGAAGTTTTGTAAGATCAATCTGAGCGAGAAGGAGGTAAACAAACAACACCAAAAATTTAAGGGACAAAACGCACTAAGGAGTGCCGCTTCGTCCACAAAGCAAAAACCAAATAATTTCAGAGCGGGGTTATCTCCCAGAAACCAGAGACAGTGGCCTATAAAGTTTGGCGACTTTTCCACTGAATGGTCAAAAGAGATCCGCGCTACTTCTCATATTACATGAGAAACCACACGAATGTACCAATTTATTGTGGCAATTTTGCTATTGAAATTTATTTTTCATTAAGAAACATTAAGAAACATTAAGAAAATCCCGAATTTCATAGACAAAAACAGTAGTAGCGCAATCAACCCCCTCTGAGGCTTGTAAACCAACAAATCAGAGGAATCTACCGTGTTTAACAAAGGATTTAGCCAAAAAGTTGTAGACCGAGATCAAGCTGCACAACATCTAGCAGCATTGGGCTACCAGAAAGGAGATACAGTCTACCTGCGAAGCTTCTACCCTAGCGATGACCCACGCAAAGCCGAGGATAAAGGTAGAAAAGCCGAAGCACGTACTCTCAATCAATTAATCCAATTAGCTACACAATTTCAAGCAGAAGGCAGAGGCGTTTACTTCGTAGTCAATGGCGGCGGACATCTGGATGAGAATGTCAGCAATTGCCGGGCTATCTTCTATGAACATGACAATCTTCACAAAGATTTACAAAAAGAGTTGTGGCGATCGCTCAACTTACCAGAACCGAGTTTACAAATAGATACAGGTGGGAAATCCATCCACAGTTATTGGATTTTAGAGCCATCTATCCGAACTGAAGACTGGAGACAACTGCAAACAGATTTATTAGAGTATGCCGACGGCGATCGCGCCCTGAAAAATCCTTCACGAGTGATGCGCTTGGCGGGATGTTGGCACTTCGGGCCAAATAACATCCCCAATGGACAAAGCCAAATCATTCTAAATACTGGCAAACGCTATAGTTACAGCGAACTCAGAGAAATAATTCCACTAAAGCTAGAACAAACTACACCCTTGTATGCCCACGCTTCCAGCCCCGTGGCTCTTGGTGACGTACCACTTTACCAATGCTTGAGACGTGAAGATAGAACACTAATTGACAGTGGTACAGGGCAAGGCGAAAGAAACGATAAAGGAGCCGCATTAGCCCGTAATCTGATTGGTACATCTGCGCGACTAACGTACTTAGGACATAACTATGAGGGAGATCCTCGCACATTATTTGATGATTACTGCTTACGCTGTTCTCCGCCATTAGATTCTAGGGAAGCAGAGAGTATTTGGTGTTCAGCCGAGAAATCCAATCCTACAGCTGCACTGACAGACGATGCACTGCTCAATTGTATCAAATCGTGGCAAAGACAAAATCAAGTATATTCTCAACAACCACAGGTTAATGCAAGTGTCACTGGTGACAGTACAGTTGTGGGTGACAGTTATAATCCAGATGTGGTGGGGATTAAAGAGATTGTCCCCAGTGTCACCAAGATTTTGCAATCCGGGTTGATTGACTACGAAGAAACACAAAAACTCGAAGAAGTCGCGAGTATTCCCGGAATTGCCAAACCCGCATTCAAACAATTAGTCTCCTCCATCAGAAGCCAAATCCATGATGTTCAACCAGAAGATGAAATCCGGTTGGACAATTTAATTAATTGGCATAATGCTCAACTGGATTTTGACCGCGCACTTCCCAGCATGGCCACAGACCTGAAACATGATGCCAATATCTTGAATATTGAACCCATCGTGATTTGGCAACCACTGCTAGCTGCGGTGATGTCACTGGCAGGAAAGCGGGTAAAACTCAATGTCGAATCCCATAATATTCCGGCGATCGCCTGGACAGCGACAGTCTTAGAATCAGGTGGTGGTAAAAGTCGCGCAGATAACTTAGTCTTGACCCCACTCAAACAAAAGCAAATTGAAGCCCGAAAGCAGTTTGAGCAGGAGGTAGAAGCCCACCAAAACTGGAAAGGGACAGAAGGAGAACAAGCACCGCCCAAACCAGTGGAACGAAAATACACCTTTGAAGTTGCCACTATTCAAGCAGTGATCAAACGCCTTTCTGAACAAAAAGAAAATGGTGTTATTTGGGCTAGAGATGAACTGGCTGGATTATTCAAATCCTTTGGACAGTTTGGTAAAGGTGGTGAAAACGAAGGATTAGAATGCTTACTCAAACTTTGGGATGGCTCCCCTGCACAAGTTGACCGAGTGTTCCAAGGAGATGGCTTCATGGTTGAAGAAACAGCTCTGAGCTTAACAGGTGGTATCCAGCCGGGGATATTTCGCAAGATATTTCGAGATCCTGAAGATTCCCAAGGGATGTTAGCCCGATTCTTGGTTGCTAATCCCCAAGCCTTAATGCCAAAGCGCGTC comes from Nodularia sp. NIES-3585 and encodes:
- a CDS encoding DUF3987 domain-containing protein → MFNKGFSQKVVDRDQAAQHLAALGYQKGDTVYLRSFYPSDDPRKAEDKGRKAEARTLNQLIQLATQFQAEGRGVYFVVNGGGHLDENVSNCRAIFYEHDNLHKDLQKELWRSLNLPEPSLQIDTGGKSIHSYWILEPSIRTEDWRQLQTDLLEYADGDRALKNPSRVMRLAGCWHFGPNNIPNGQSQIILNTGKRYSYSELREIIPLKLEQTTPLYAHASSPVALGDVPLYQCLRREDRTLIDSGTGQGERNDKGAALARNLIGTSARLTYLGHNYEGDPRTLFDDYCLRCSPPLDSREAESIWCSAEKSNPTAALTDDALLNCIKSWQRQNQVYSQQPQVNASVTGDSTVVGDSYNPDVVGIKEIVPSVTKILQSGLIDYEETQKLEEVASIPGIAKPAFKQLVSSIRSQIHDVQPEDEIRLDNLINWHNAQLDFDRALPSMATDLKHDANILNIEPIVIWQPLLAAVMSLAGKRVKLNVESHNIPAIAWTATVLESGGGKSRADNLVLTPLKQKQIEARKQFEQEVEAHQNWKGTEGEQAPPKPVERKYTFEVATIQAVIKRLSEQKENGVIWARDELAGLFKSFGQFGKGGENEGLECLLKLWDGSPAQVDRVFQGDGFMVEETALSLTGGIQPGIFRKIFRDPEDSQGMLARFLVANPQALMPKRVKGYCHLSEKLPHLYNWLEHCQTGIIKLSSAADNYYTKLCEIIGQQAWSTTQPAIRAWMFKLPTQLLRIALALHLIECYHDSNRDYWHLQKDTLERAVLFAQYYRSAFNVLQETTTENEDISSILLKIWDAAITKHQDGISTRDAYRSIKAIQNRAKQAFRDVSAYTTELFGRLEQMGKGQVVKLGKQIKFVASLFPNNPPPIPGREDKGQRGAGGEISPPFPAEFGDSVPIPEKPEIQATAPSPPTQVSPVTNLDHNNCLSKANVVVETTQSSQVVDNTQNSVPVVETGRGAGFVQPSNTNNCECDSPLPQPTPEITPGARVRVCFPGSVRHEKEGIVTKLVYEYGIKMAVVLLENMESKFKEFLCPIPGSDLTHLELI